One window from the genome of Rhodopseudomonas sp. P2A-2r encodes:
- a CDS encoding NAD(P)/FAD-dependent oxidoreductase gives MSDNVTNSHADVIVLGAGIVGVSAAYAALQRGLSVMLIDRREPGSETSYGNSGVLSSGSILPINKPALWKALPKYLLNRDPALRWDPAWSARNAPWLARFLANATPSRTKPRADALHGLITASLKLHREWIVTANAAHRIRETGWLKAWRSDAVEAAKAEQAFLAEYGIGSEILDRQGISALEPNILPVYKTALLHTDTASVDSPAELVRSYARMFAGSGGQMRQSDIQAVVPDGDGWRVMLPNGALTARHIVVALGPWSADLLRPLGYRVPMAFERGYHQHFRPNAARPLFRPIHDLEHSFIMTPMEQGVRVTTGVELTERDAPSSFAQLDTVVPLARGVAEFGEAVDEPWRGARPTLPDSLPMIGAAPRHSGLWLSIGHQHIGLSTGPGTGVAIAAMIAGAPPPFDVSAFSPGRYL, from the coding sequence ATGTCGGACAACGTTACAAACAGCCACGCGGATGTCATCGTGTTGGGCGCCGGCATCGTCGGCGTATCTGCGGCCTATGCAGCGTTGCAGCGCGGACTGTCGGTCATGCTGATTGACCGGCGCGAGCCGGGCTCCGAGACGTCCTACGGCAATTCCGGGGTTCTCAGCAGCGGGTCGATCCTGCCCATCAACAAGCCGGCGCTCTGGAAAGCGCTGCCGAAATACCTGTTGAATCGCGACCCGGCGCTGCGCTGGGACCCGGCGTGGTCTGCGCGCAATGCGCCATGGCTCGCCCGTTTTCTCGCCAATGCAACTCCTTCGCGCACCAAACCGCGGGCGGATGCCCTGCACGGCCTGATCACGGCATCACTCAAGCTGCACAGGGAGTGGATCGTCACTGCGAATGCGGCACACCGCATCCGCGAGACCGGCTGGCTGAAGGCATGGCGAAGCGACGCCGTGGAGGCAGCAAAGGCCGAGCAGGCGTTCCTCGCCGAATACGGGATCGGCAGCGAAATTCTCGATCGCCAGGGCATTTCGGCGCTCGAGCCGAATATCCTGCCGGTCTACAAGACTGCACTTCTGCACACCGATACGGCATCCGTCGATTCACCCGCAGAACTGGTGAGGTCTTACGCGCGGATGTTTGCGGGATCGGGCGGCCAGATGCGTCAATCCGACATTCAGGCCGTCGTGCCGGACGGCGACGGCTGGCGCGTGATGCTGCCAAACGGCGCGCTCACCGCGCGTCACATCGTGGTGGCGCTGGGGCCGTGGTCCGCCGACCTGTTGCGGCCGCTCGGCTATCGGGTACCCATGGCGTTCGAGCGCGGCTACCATCAACATTTCAGGCCGAATGCCGCGCGTCCCCTGTTTCGCCCCATCCACGACCTCGAACACAGTTTCATCATGACGCCGATGGAGCAAGGCGTCCGCGTCACCACCGGCGTCGAGCTGACCGAGCGGGATGCGCCATCGTCGTTCGCTCAGCTCGATACCGTGGTGCCGCTGGCGCGCGGCGTCGCCGAATTCGGCGAGGCGGTCGACGAACCCTGGCGCGGGGCACGCCCGACTTTGCCCGACAGCCTGCCGATGATCGGAGCCGCACCACGGCATTCCGGCCTCTGGCTGTCGATCGGTCACCAGCATATCGGTCTCTCGACAGGGCCCGGCACAGGCGTCGCCATCGCGGCGATGATCGCCGGCGCGCCGCCGCCCTTCGACGTCAGCGCGTTCTCGCCCGGCCGCTACCTGTGA
- the hemE gene encoding uroporphyrinogen decarboxylase has product MNQSLTNKPFLDVLAGQRQAVPPLWMMRQAGRYLPEYREVRAKAGGFLDLCFNPDFAAEVTLQPIRRFGFDAAIIFSDILVIPHALGRAVRFEVGEGPRLDPLDTPDKVTTLAREADFSKLEPVFEALRRVRVELDSRIALIGFCGAPWTVATYMVAGQGTPDQAPARMMAYRHPDAFAAIIDTIVENSIEYLLRQLQAGADVLQIFDTWAGVLPPREFQRWSVEPTKRIVDGVRAKVPGAKIIGFPRGAGAQLPNYVATTGIDGVSIDWAAEPAFIRERVQSKVAVQGNLDPLVLIAGGGALDRAVDDVLANYAAGRLIFNLGHGIQPETPIAHVEQMVKRVRDYRG; this is encoded by the coding sequence TTGAACCAGTCCCTCACCAACAAGCCGTTTCTCGACGTCCTCGCCGGCCAGCGTCAGGCCGTGCCGCCGCTGTGGATGATGCGACAAGCCGGTCGCTATCTGCCGGAATATCGCGAGGTCCGCGCTAAGGCGGGCGGCTTCCTCGACCTGTGCTTCAATCCGGATTTCGCCGCCGAGGTCACGCTGCAGCCGATCCGGCGCTTCGGCTTCGACGCCGCGATCATCTTCTCCGACATTCTGGTCATCCCCCATGCGCTCGGTCGCGCCGTGCGCTTCGAGGTTGGCGAAGGCCCGCGGCTCGATCCACTCGACACGCCGGACAAGGTCACCACGCTGGCGCGCGAGGCCGACTTCAGCAAGTTGGAGCCGGTATTCGAGGCGCTGCGCCGGGTGCGCGTTGAACTCGATTCCAGGATTGCGCTGATCGGCTTTTGCGGCGCGCCGTGGACGGTGGCGACCTACATGGTGGCCGGTCAGGGCACGCCCGACCAGGCACCGGCGCGGATGATGGCCTATCGCCATCCCGACGCCTTTGCCGCCATCATCGACACCATCGTCGAGAACTCGATCGAATATCTGCTGCGCCAGTTGCAGGCCGGCGCCGACGTGCTGCAGATCTTCGACACTTGGGCCGGCGTGTTGCCGCCGCGCGAATTCCAGCGCTGGTCGGTGGAGCCGACCAAACGCATCGTCGATGGCGTGCGCGCCAAAGTGCCGGGCGCGAAGATCATCGGTTTTCCGCGCGGCGCCGGCGCGCAGTTGCCGAACTATGTGGCGACCACCGGCATCGACGGCGTCAGCATCGACTGGGCCGCCGAGCCGGCCTTCATCCGCGAGCGGGTGCAAAGCAAGGTTGCGGTACAGGGCAATCTCGACCCGCTGGTGCTGATCGCTGGCGGCGGCGCACTCGACCGCGCCGTTGACGACGTGCTGGCGAATTACGCGGCGGGCCGCCTGATTTTCAACCTCGGCCACGGCATCCAGCCGGAAACGCCGATCGCCCATGTCGAGCAGATGGTCAAGCGCGTGCGGGATTATCGCGGCTGA
- the hemF gene encoding oxygen-dependent coproporphyrinogen oxidase, translating to MTLDSENSGVAEQRRARAKVWFESLRDRICAEVEALEREAPPELFSGAPATFTYKPWTRATGTGGGTGGFLSGGRLFEKIGIHTSSANGRLSPEMAQKLPGEGTQLDYVSTSISLIMHPRSPRVPTVHMNTRFLSTAQSWFGGGADLTPMLPEQRRDDALDAQTFHAAMRRACDAHDPAYYEKFKAWADTYFFLPHRGQARGVGGIFYDHLNTGDFDKDFAFTRDVGDAFLDVYPRIVRARMLEPWTDAEREQQLACRGLYVEFNLLYDKGTMFGLQTGGNIETILSSMPPLVSWS from the coding sequence ATGACCCTTGATTCAGAAAACTCCGGCGTCGCCGAACAACGACGCGCCCGAGCAAAAGTCTGGTTTGAATCCCTGCGCGACCGGATCTGCGCCGAGGTCGAAGCGCTGGAGCGCGAGGCGCCGCCGGAACTGTTTTCGGGCGCGCCTGCCACCTTCACCTACAAGCCCTGGACGCGGGCGACCGGGACCGGCGGCGGGACGGGCGGTTTCCTCAGCGGCGGGCGGCTGTTCGAGAAGATCGGCATCCACACCTCGTCGGCCAATGGCAGGCTGTCGCCGGAGATGGCCCAGAAGCTCCCCGGTGAAGGTACGCAGCTGGACTATGTCTCCACCAGCATCAGCCTGATCATGCATCCGCGCAGCCCGCGGGTGCCGACCGTGCACATGAACACGCGTTTCCTCTCCACCGCACAGAGCTGGTTTGGCGGCGGCGCGGATCTCACGCCCATGCTGCCGGAGCAGCGGCGCGACGATGCGCTCGACGCGCAGACCTTCCACGCTGCGATGCGGCGGGCCTGCGATGCCCACGACCCCGCTTACTACGAGAAGTTTAAGGCGTGGGCGGATACGTACTTCTTCCTGCCGCATCGCGGTCAGGCACGGGGTGTCGGCGGAATCTTTTACGATCATCTCAACACCGGCGATTTCGACAAGGATTTTGCCTTCACGCGCGATGTCGGCGACGCCTTTCTGGATGTCTATCCAAGGATCGTGCGCGCCCGCATGCTGGAACCATGGACCGACGCCGAGCGCGAACAGCAGCTTGCCTGCCGCGGCCTCTATGTCGAATTCAACCTGCTGTATGACAAGGGCACCATGTTCGGCCTGCAAACCGGCGGCAATATCGAGACCATCCTGAGTTCGATGCCGCCTCTGGTGAGCTGGTCATGA
- a CDS encoding TspO/MBR family protein, producing MSDRGPAPERRSVWKPALVATVVAVMVITIGGLLTDVGPWYQNLRKPSWQPPNWLFGPTWTTIFVLAVISATLAWRNATDAATQRQVIVLFVLNACLNVLWSALFFALRRPDWALWEVGFLWLSIVLPMIVTWRLSRVAGLCLLPYLLWVSFAAFLNFTVVRLNAPFG from the coding sequence ATGAGCGATCGCGGTCCCGCCCCGGAACGACGCAGTGTCTGGAAACCGGCGCTGGTCGCCACGGTTGTTGCCGTCATGGTTATAACGATTGGTGGCCTGCTGACCGATGTCGGCCCTTGGTATCAAAATCTCCGCAAGCCATCGTGGCAGCCGCCGAACTGGCTGTTCGGTCCAACGTGGACGACGATATTCGTGCTGGCGGTCATCTCGGCGACATTGGCCTGGCGCAACGCGACCGATGCCGCGACGCAGCGCCAGGTGATCGTCCTGTTCGTGCTCAACGCATGTCTGAACGTGCTGTGGAGCGCGCTGTTCTTTGCCCTGCGGCGGCCGGACTGGGCCTTGTGGGAGGTCGGATTCCTGTGGCTGTCCATTGTGCTGCCGATGATCGTGACATGGCGCCTGTCGCGGGTGGCAGGCCTCTGCCTGCTGCCGTATCTCCTGTGGGTTTCCTTCGCTGCGTTCCTGAACTTCACCGTGGTTCGTCTCAACGCGCCGTTTGGCTGA
- a CDS encoding heme oxygenase (biliverdin-producing): MTGTTTASDISSVVNALYFSTKTLHAEAERSGIIRELLRGQASRSDYILLQRNLLPAYRALESGLERHRDKAALGELAAYGLDRATALEADLNALCHGDFSTVPLLPEGKAYAERIAACAEGDGARLIAHAYTRYLGDLSGGQILKRLLAASPGLQPPELSFYDFPAYPDLDGLKSDYRNAIDRAGSLADSPQRIVDEGAAAFTLNIELSCAVKLARPPSAPTA, encoded by the coding sequence ATGACGGGAACGACGACCGCAAGCGATATATCAAGCGTGGTGAACGCGCTCTATTTCAGCACCAAAACCCTGCATGCCGAGGCCGAACGATCTGGCATCATTCGCGAACTGTTGCGCGGACAGGCCAGCCGCTCGGACTACATCCTGCTGCAGCGCAATCTGCTGCCGGCCTACCGGGCTCTGGAAAGCGGCCTTGAACGGCACCGCGACAAGGCGGCTCTCGGCGAACTCGCGGCCTATGGACTGGACCGCGCGACCGCGCTCGAAGCCGATCTCAACGCGCTTTGCCATGGCGACTTCTCCACTGTCCCGCTGCTACCGGAAGGCAAGGCCTATGCGGAGCGCATCGCCGCCTGCGCCGAAGGCGACGGGGCTAGGCTGATCGCGCACGCCTATACGCGCTACCTCGGCGATCTCAGCGGCGGCCAGATTCTCAAGCGACTCCTTGCCGCATCGCCGGGTCTGCAGCCGCCCGAACTGTCGTTCTACGACTTCCCGGCCTATCCGGACCTCGACGGGCTGAAGAGCGACTACCGCAACGCCATCGACCGCGCTGGCAGCCTGGCTGACAGCCCGCAACGGATCGTCGACGAAGGCGCGGCTGCATTCACGCTCAACATCGAACTGTCCTGCGCGGTCAAGCTGGCGCGCCCGCCGTCAGCCCCGACGGCTTGA
- a CDS encoding LysR family transcriptional regulator, which produces MTERFRDISIRQLRALAAVAASGSITAAAGRLHLTQPAVTLQLRNLQALAGLPLIQRSSDGMLLTDAGREVLALAERIEAAMAACATSLEMMAGVTAGRISVGAVSTAKYFVPFAISGFQKLHPKVEITLTIGNRKEIGAALRGYDLDIAIMGRPPVDIEMDVHLIGDHPHVIIAPTKHRLARKAQLAPSDLASETFLTREPGSGTRGLMEQLFESARIRPPLGMEMSSNETIKQAVIAGLGIAFISAHTVATELDERRLVALDVTGLPVIRQWFVVNRKDKVLLPPALAMRDFLGASGAQFLPRTHNRLRLTRATVGGDPRP; this is translated from the coding sequence ATGACGGAGCGCTTTCGCGACATCTCGATCCGGCAGCTGCGCGCGCTGGCCGCCGTCGCCGCCAGCGGCAGCATCACCGCTGCAGCGGGCAGACTGCACCTGACGCAGCCGGCGGTGACGCTGCAGCTGCGCAACCTGCAGGCGCTGGCCGGGCTGCCGCTGATCCAGCGCAGCAGCGACGGCATGCTTCTGACCGATGCCGGCCGTGAGGTGCTGGCGCTGGCCGAGCGTATCGAGGCGGCGATGGCTGCCTGTGCCACATCGCTGGAGATGATGGCCGGCGTCACCGCCGGACGGATTTCCGTCGGCGCGGTCTCGACCGCAAAATACTTCGTTCCGTTCGCGATCTCCGGGTTCCAGAAGCTGCATCCGAAGGTCGAGATCACCCTGACCATCGGCAATCGCAAGGAGATCGGCGCGGCCTTGCGCGGCTACGATCTCGACATCGCGATCATGGGCCGCCCGCCGGTGGACATCGAGATGGACGTGCACCTGATCGGCGATCATCCCCATGTCATCATCGCGCCGACCAAGCACCGGCTGGCGCGCAAGGCGCAGCTCGCGCCGAGCGATCTCGCCAGCGAGACGTTCCTGACCCGCGAACCCGGCTCCGGCACCCGCGGCCTGATGGAACAGCTGTTCGAATCCGCCCGCATCCGTCCGCCGCTCGGCATGGAGATGAGCAGCAACGAGACCATCAAGCAGGCCGTCATCGCCGGACTCGGCATCGCCTTCATCTCGGCGCATACGGTAGCCACCGAACTCGACGAACGCCGGCTGGTGGCGCTGGACGTGACCGGCCTGCCGGTGATCCGGCAATGGTTTGTGGTCAACCGCAAGGACAAGGTGCTGCTGCCGCCGGCGCTGGCGATGCGCGACTTCCTCGGCGCCAGCGGTGCGCAATTCCTGCCGCGCACCCACAACCGGCTACGGCTGACCCGGGCGACGGTCGGCGGCGACCCACGACCCTAG
- a CDS encoding class 1 fructose-bisphosphatase: MIDETTLLRHTSAYAGQDSLRLAVAAAVDAFAAASIEISELIGRGPLAGITGQAHGAINADGDVQKDLDVRADQIIRRALAAVPCAALASEEAEAPEPGDVSAPISIAYDPLDGSSNIETNMTVGTIFSIMPASSGDAPFSAKGSAQLAAGFVVYGPQTSMVLTLGDGVDIFTLDRAKRSYRLIRRRVQIPVERAEFAINASNHRHWEQPVRDFVEECLAGTDGPRSKNFNMRWIASLVAEAYRILIRGGVFLYPSDARDGYADGRLRLLYEAHPMAFIMEQAGGGATTGRERILDLAPSAIHQRVPLIMGSIDKVQRIQQLHLDPAPRCSQSGV; this comes from the coding sequence ATGATCGATGAGACGACGCTGCTTCGGCACACCAGCGCCTATGCCGGGCAGGATTCGCTGCGTCTCGCAGTGGCCGCTGCGGTGGACGCGTTTGCGGCTGCCTCGATCGAGATCTCCGAACTGATCGGCCGCGGTCCGCTGGCCGGGATCACCGGGCAGGCGCATGGCGCCATCAACGCCGACGGCGACGTTCAGAAGGACCTCGACGTCCGCGCCGACCAGATCATTCGCCGTGCGCTCGCCGCGGTGCCCTGCGCGGCGTTGGCCTCGGAAGAGGCCGAAGCGCCGGAACCGGGCGACGTGTCGGCGCCGATTTCGATCGCCTATGACCCGCTCGATGGTTCGTCGAACATTGAGACCAACATGACCGTCGGCACGATCTTTTCGATCATGCCGGCATCATCGGGCGATGCACCGTTCTCTGCAAAAGGCAGCGCCCAACTCGCCGCCGGCTTCGTGGTCTATGGCCCGCAGACATCCATGGTGCTGACGCTTGGCGACGGCGTCGATATCTTTACGCTCGATCGCGCCAAGCGCTCCTACAGGCTGATCCGGCGGCGCGTGCAGATTCCGGTCGAGCGCGCCGAATTCGCCATCAATGCCTCGAACCACCGTCACTGGGAACAGCCGGTGCGCGATTTCGTCGAGGAATGCCTGGCCGGCACCGACGGGCCGCGCAGCAAGAACTTCAACATGCGCTGGATCGCGTCGCTGGTGGCGGAGGCCTATCGCATCCTGATCCGCGGCGGTGTGTTCCTGTATCCGTCCGACGCGCGCGACGGTTACGCCGACGGCCGGTTGCGGCTGCTGTACGAGGCGCATCCCATGGCCTTCATCATGGAACAGGCCGGTGGTGGCGCCACCACAGGCCGCGAGCGCATTCTCGACCTCGCGCCCTCGGCAATCCACCAGCGTGTGCCGCTGATCATGGGCTCGATCGACAAGGTGCAGCGCATCCAGCAACTGCATCTCGATCCCGCGCCGCGCTGCAGCCAGTCCGGTGTCTGA
- a CDS encoding class 1 fructose-bisphosphatase: MDSRMTLRCYLADAVLRMPDGAAVATVIAAIAGSAVDLAALIADGPLAGITGADGDVNSDGDRQKDIDLAADQMMRRALRACPVAAVLSEELAMPELLDADAPLCVAIDPLDGSANLANNISVGTIFSIRRRGNDVLSTFFEPGTAQCAAGFVVYGPQTTLVLALDGRVDIFIIDRRTQQFVLIQRDARIAPDTPEFAINASNRRHWHGPVRAYIDECLAGTTGDRGTDFNMRWIGSLVAESLRILTRGGVFLYPADARPGYREGRLRLLYEAHPMALVMEWAGGAATTGRRRILELAAKSPHQRVPLIMGSTRGVRDVVAIHEGIEPMFDNSDAPLFARRGLFR; the protein is encoded by the coding sequence ATGGACTCGCGCATGACCTTGCGTTGCTATCTCGCGGATGCGGTCTTGCGCATGCCGGACGGTGCCGCGGTGGCGACGGTGATCGCAGCGATTGCTGGCTCCGCCGTCGACCTAGCCGCGCTGATTGCCGACGGGCCGCTTGCCGGCATCACCGGCGCAGATGGCGATGTCAATTCGGACGGCGATCGGCAGAAGGACATCGATCTTGCCGCCGACCAAATGATGCGCCGCGCGCTGCGGGCCTGTCCGGTCGCCGCCGTATTGTCCGAGGAGCTGGCGATGCCGGAACTGCTCGATGCCGACGCGCCGCTGTGCGTCGCGATCGATCCGCTCGACGGCTCCGCCAATCTCGCCAACAACATTTCGGTCGGCACCATCTTCTCGATCCGCCGCCGCGGCAACGATGTGCTCTCGACCTTCTTCGAGCCCGGCACAGCGCAATGTGCCGCCGGTTTCGTGGTCTATGGGCCGCAGACGACGCTGGTCCTGGCGCTCGATGGCCGCGTCGACATCTTCATTATCGACCGCCGCACCCAGCAATTCGTCCTGATCCAGCGCGATGCGCGGATCGCGCCCGACACGCCGGAATTCGCCATCAATGCCTCCAACCGTCGGCACTGGCACGGTCCGGTGCGCGCCTATATCGACGAATGTCTCGCGGGTACCACCGGCGATCGCGGCACGGATTTCAACATGCGCTGGATCGGTTCGCTGGTCGCGGAGTCCCTCCGCATCCTGACGCGCGGCGGAGTGTTCCTCTATCCGGCCGATGCGCGCCCGGGCTATCGCGAGGGCCGGCTGCGGCTGCTCTACGAAGCCCATCCGATGGCACTGGTGATGGAATGGGCCGGAGGTGCCGCGACCACAGGACGCCGGCGGATTCTCGAACTCGCAGCAAAGTCGCCGCATCAGCGGGTGCCGTTGATCATGGGCTCGACGCGCGGCGTGCGCGACGTCGTTGCCATCCACGAGGGCATCGAGCCGATGTTCGACAATAGCGACGCACCGCTGTTCGCGCGGCGTGGCCTGTTTCGCTGA
- a CDS encoding phosphoribulokinase, which produces MSRSYPIISITGSSGAGTTSVKKTFENIFRRERVSAAYIEGDAFHRYNRAEMRSKIFEEGERGNKHFSHFSPETNLFEELEKVFRDYGESGTGTTRHYVHDDDEAKLYGAAPGTFTDWGPLPEGSDLLFYEGLHGAVVTDKVNIAQHADLKIGVVPVINLEWIQKLHRDRGDRGYTQEAVTDTILRRMPDYVNYICPQFAETDINFQRVPTVDTSNPFIARWIPTPDESMVVIRLKNPRGIDFPYLLSMIPNSFMSRANSIVIHGAKLDLAMQLILTPLILQLMERKRRTV; this is translated from the coding sequence ATGTCACGCAGCTATCCGATCATTTCGATCACCGGCTCGTCCGGCGCCGGCACAACCTCGGTGAAGAAGACGTTCGAGAACATCTTTCGTCGCGAACGCGTCAGCGCGGCGTATATCGAGGGCGACGCCTTCCATCGCTACAACCGCGCCGAGATGCGCAGCAAGATTTTCGAGGAAGGCGAGCGGGGCAACAAGCATTTCAGCCACTTCAGCCCCGAGACCAACCTGTTCGAGGAACTGGAGAAGGTGTTCCGCGACTATGGCGAGTCCGGCACCGGCACCACGCGGCATTACGTCCATGATGATGACGAAGCGAAGCTCTATGGCGCGGCCCCCGGCACCTTCACCGACTGGGGACCGCTGCCGGAAGGCTCGGATCTGCTGTTCTACGAGGGGCTGCATGGCGCCGTGGTGACCGACAAGGTCAACATCGCTCAGCATGCCGACCTCAAGATCGGCGTCGTGCCGGTGATCAATCTGGAATGGATCCAGAAGCTGCACCGCGACCGCGGCGATCGCGGCTACACCCAGGAGGCGGTGACCGACACCATCCTGCGCCGGATGCCGGACTACGTGAACTACATCTGTCCGCAATTCGCCGAGACCGACATCAACTTCCAGCGCGTGCCGACCGTCGACACCTCGAACCCCTTCATCGCGCGCTGGATCCCGACGCCCGACGAATCGATGGTGGTGATCCGGCTGAAGAATCCGCGCGGCATCGATTTTCCCTATCTGCTGTCGATGATCCCCAACAGCTTCATGTCGCGCGCCAATTCGATCGTGATCCACGGCGCCAAGCTCGATCTGGCGATGCAGCTCATCCTAACCCCGCTGATCCTCCAATTGATGGAACGCAAGAGGCGCACGGTATGA
- the tkt gene encoding transketolase, giving the protein MNIQTPAPQIDQASVPHADMANAIRFLAIDAVEKARSGHPGMPMGMADVATVLFSHFLKFDAADPSWPDRDRFVLSAGHGSMLLYALLHLTGSAEMTRDELKSFRQAGSKTPGHPEYGHTAGVETTTGPLGQGIATAVGMALAERLMNARFGDDLVDHYTYVIAGDGCLMEGLSQEAISLAGHLRLARLIVLFDDNQISIDGATSLTCSDDQLARFAASGWSACRVDGHDPEAVAAAIAGARDSDRPSLIACRTVIGFGSPNRQGSEKAHGAPLGAEEIAATRAALNWPHAPFQVPDALARQWRAIGTRGQAAHAEWTGRVARVDGAVRNRLQAALNGALSADYDAAMMTLRTQFAQQQPKIATRQASQMVIDVVAAALPNLLGGSADLTHSNLTRAKAQTPVQHDALDGSYVHYGVREHAMATAMNGVALHGGFIPYGGTFLCFADYSRPAIRLAALMGIRVIHVMTHDSIGLGEDGPTHQPVEHLASLRAIPNLLVFRPGDAVETAEAWDCALRTPHAPSVLCLSRQALPVFRDAVDATNMVARGAYVVVEPDGGRDVTLIATGSEVSIALAAARLLAEDDIRAAVVSAPCFDLFRLQPADYRAEVLGRAPRVGVEAAIEGDWARWLGDSGEFVGMTGFGASAPADELYRAFGITAEAVATAAMRGIARARLVAAE; this is encoded by the coding sequence ATGAATATCCAGACTCCGGCTCCCCAGATCGATCAGGCGAGCGTCCCGCATGCGGACATGGCCAATGCGATCCGTTTTCTCGCCATCGATGCGGTGGAGAAGGCCAGGTCGGGCCACCCCGGCATGCCGATGGGCATGGCTGATGTCGCCACCGTTCTGTTCTCGCACTTCCTCAAATTCGATGCCGCCGATCCCTCGTGGCCCGACCGCGATCGCTTCGTGCTGTCGGCCGGACACGGCTCGATGCTGCTCTATGCGCTGTTGCACCTGACCGGCTCGGCGGAGATGACGCGCGACGAGCTCAAGTCGTTCCGGCAGGCCGGCTCGAAGACGCCCGGCCATCCCGAATACGGCCACACCGCCGGCGTCGAGACCACCACAGGTCCGCTCGGTCAGGGCATCGCCACCGCGGTCGGCATGGCGCTGGCCGAACGCCTGATGAATGCCCGCTTCGGCGACGATCTCGTCGACCACTACACTTATGTGATCGCCGGCGACGGCTGCCTGATGGAAGGCCTCAGCCAAGAGGCGATTTCGCTGGCCGGGCATCTGCGCCTCGCCCGCCTGATCGTGCTGTTCGACGACAACCAGATCTCGATCGACGGAGCGACCTCGCTGACGTGCTCGGACGACCAGCTGGCGCGTTTCGCGGCCTCGGGTTGGTCGGCCTGTCGCGTCGACGGCCATGATCCCGAGGCAGTCGCCGCGGCGATCGCAGGGGCGCGCGACAGCGACCGGCCATCTCTGATCGCCTGCCGAACCGTGATCGGCTTCGGTTCGCCGAACCGGCAGGGCAGCGAGAAGGCGCATGGCGCGCCGCTGGGTGCCGAGGAAATCGCGGCGACGCGCGCGGCGCTGAACTGGCCCCATGCGCCGTTTCAGGTTCCCGATGCGTTGGCGCGGCAATGGCGCGCGATCGGCACGCGCGGGCAGGCGGCTCATGCCGAATGGACCGGCCGCGTCGCACGTGTCGATGGCGCCGTGCGGAACCGGCTGCAGGCCGCGTTGAATGGCGCGCTGTCCGCCGACTATGACGCCGCGATGATGACCCTGCGCACGCAATTCGCGCAGCAGCAGCCGAAGATCGCAACACGGCAGGCGTCGCAGATGGTGATCGACGTTGTTGCCGCGGCGTTGCCGAACCTGCTCGGCGGCTCGGCCGACCTCACCCACTCCAACCTGACCCGCGCCAAGGCACAGACGCCAGTCCAGCACGATGCCCTCGATGGCAGCTATGTGCATTACGGCGTGCGCGAGCATGCCATGGCGACGGCCATGAACGGCGTCGCGCTGCATGGCGGCTTCATTCCCTACGGCGGCACCTTCCTGTGCTTTGCCGACTACAGCCGCCCCGCGATCCGGCTGGCGGCACTGATGGGCATCCGCGTCATTCACGTGATGACCCATGATTCGATCGGCCTCGGCGAGGATGGACCGACCCACCAGCCGGTCGAGCATCTGGCGAGCCTGCGCGCAATTCCGAACCTGCTGGTCTTCCGCCCAGGCGATGCCGTCGAGACCGCCGAGGCTTGGGACTGCGCGTTGCGGACGCCGCATGCGCCGTCAGTACTGTGCCTGTCGCGGCAGGCGCTGCCGGTGTTCCGCGATGCCGTTGACGCCACCAACATGGTGGCGCGTGGCGCCTATGTGGTCGTCGAGCCGGACGGCGGTCGCGACGTCACTTTGATCGCAACCGGCTCCGAGGTGTCGATCGCACTGGCCGCGGCAAGACTGCTGGCGGAAGACGACATCCGCGCCGCGGTTGTGTCGGCGCCCTGTTTCGATCTGTTCCGGCTGCAGCCCGCCGACTATCGCGCGGAGGTGCTGGGCCGCGCGCCGCGCGTCGGCGTCGAAGCCGCGATCGAGGGCGACTGGGCGCGTTGGCTCGGTGACTCCGGCGAATTCGTCGGGATGACCGGCTTCGGCGCATCGGCGCCAGCCGACGAACTCTATCGCGCCTTCGGCATCACCGCCGAGGCGGTGGCAACGGCGGCGATGCGGGGTATCGCCCGCGCGCGCCTCGTCGCCGCCGAGTGA